A segment of the Manihot esculenta cultivar AM560-2 chromosome 13, M.esculenta_v8, whole genome shotgun sequence genome:
TCAAATGATGTGGCTGAAATAAAGTTGTACCGCAATTGGTTACTCTACAAAAAAGAGAACATGAGGTAGTTGGTACCTGTGGCAGCCACTCCGATGCTCAAATCAGTAAATTGAGGAAAATGGTGAATgtaaggaattgcttagaactcaaaAGTAGTTGTGTGAGAATACATACCTTGGTCTCTGCgatcattagcttttatactgtaagaagatggagttaattatcACATCTCCTGAAAAATCCGATTGGTACTAGTTAATTAATAGGGAATCTTGTGATTATAAGTGTAATGAGAATCTGTTGGATTGTGCCTCCTAACGATAACTTTATGTAAAGACTTGACCTATTCAGGAAAAGACGAGTCTTGATAAAAAACCGAGTGCTACAGTGTCCGGGTCTTCCTTTCCATAGATGAGACTGCGTATCAACTTATTATACTCTTGTCACGTGGTCCTGTCTTATGATGATAACTCATAACTTATGCGAttgttatattatattaaaagtatattGCAACttaatctaataaaaaatatttttttttatatgaatatatttttgTGATTGACATTCAATAAAAGTGATGGATCTTTCATACTCTTCAATAGTTGGAATGGTGAATTTACTTTTATACGTATACTTCTTAAGGACGTTTTTtagtgcttttttttttaacatccaATCTCTCAAAGACCGATAGAATCAAAAAACTCTGCTTGTCGCCCGATTTTCCTTTAGCACTAACCCCTTGAGTTGGGTGTATTGTTTATGTATTTCTGTTTCTCCCTCGAAATCTTCTTGAAGTTATCATTTGACTAAGATCTTTACTTCTATTTATTGGGTGAATCATTGTACTCCATCAGTCGCCGCTTTCTCCAAGCAGTTTTGCACCATCGGAACTGCTATAGGACGAGTTGCAATGGTTGGATCGAGCCTTATCCATTCTTTCTCTTGGTGCGCTTTTAATGAAAGGCCACTATCTTTCATATATATCCACCCAGCTAATagcatattattaatttaaattcaaatgtcATAGTATCATCACTTGTATGTCTTTATTTACTGGCAAACTGTATACGCCCGGATACATATAACAATCACTCGGAATAGAATTATAGCCAGAATTTAGATACAACCAGACAATTTTAAGTTCAATGTGAAAATTAAAATCTCGTAAACAGCGAAAGTAGATATGAGTATAGGTAGAAGGAATTCTCGTTCAACAGGATAACATAATACTATCAAAGGCACGCGGATCCGCTCATACATCAACAGAGCCCTCAACTCAAAATGTTCTCTACcactaaaataaaattcaagccTTCAAAAAAGGCAATATCAAAACCCAAATCCATTAACGCTGAAACAATTCCTTCTATATGCAACTCCTGCAGAGCTGCATTGCAAAGACCCAATTCCTAATGCTATCTAACCATTTATCTAACATACTGTTCCCTACTGCCTGGCATTTTTGCCACGTTCTGCAAGTTTTGCTGCCACTTGTTCTTCTGACAATGGAAGATAATATATCCGTGGAGTTGCCTTGGTCTTCCGAAATAGGTCATCCAGGGTAACAATTGGAGGATCATGTTTCTCTGGATGTGGCAGTGGTAGTGGAGGCTGATGAATAAGCTGCTCCTTAGCCAGAGGAGGGTTAGACagaggtggtggaggtggaagGGGAGGTGGCGGTGGAAGTTGTTGCCTAGAAACCTGCTGACGGGGGGAGGGCTgtgcaagaggtggagcagcaGTAGCACCAGGAGTGATCGGTGCAGCTGGAGACTGAGGCGCCTCCACTTTTATTTTCACTTCCTTGGGGTCAACAAACTCGGCTGCTAAAAGTCGCCCACCATTTGGAGGCCATTGCAGGTTATACACAGCATTTCTTGTCTCTACAGCTTCTTCAACGGAGGAGTACTGCAGCAAAGAATTTTCCCACATATACACGTGAGATAACACTACATAGATTGAAAAACCATGCACATGCCAAATACCATTAAATGCATCTTGCTTGCTGATGGAAAAGATTCATCCACATCTAAATGGACCACAATTAAAAAATTGCTATTGCAGTCCCATAGACAATGGAAAGAGAGAAGCCTTACACTAACATAGCAGTGGGTTTTGATTTGGTCCATCCAGAAACTGATGACCTTTCCAGTTTTGCCTAGAAGTTCTTGGACAGCTTTCAGGGTGAAAGGACGCACAAAATTCTCAATTCTGAGGGAATTAGTTGTAGGCCTTTGTGATGGTGGAACTGCCAATATGAAAAGCAAAACTTAGTAAACTTAAATTTCAATTGCTCCCGGATACACAAGATACACCCACACCATAAGAACCACAACTCACCAACACGTTCCTTCGGTGCATCGTCAATGCTAACCGAGGAGTCAGATCGAGAAAAGTTGCGTCTAGAAGATGTGGGCTGAAATGCATCCTTAGGTGTAGCAGTAGGTGTTACACTAGATCTTTGTGGTTCAGGCATCTTGAGGCTGTCAGTTTTCCACCTGCGTTGCCTCTTTAAAGGCTCAGCCCTTCCAATAGCATCTTGATCTGCAAATAACACTCATGATGCAAACAAACATGAAAAACCCAGTTATTATCAGCGAACCAGATATACATATAAACACTCAAAATAGAACTTCCCAATGCTATGAAGAGAAAGAATTATTGATCAAACATGCCAccagaaaaaaattattgaacaaGCAATAGATTAcacaaaaattaagaattaaagaAAGCAGTTAGTTTGTAGTAAAACAAAAATTGTCATACTCTAAAAACTAAAAGGTTGCATTGCATGTAATTTGAGCCGTTCAAACCCCCTTTAACTATAAATAAAAGGCattagaaaaaagaaagatgCATGCTAGTCTAAATACATCCAAAATTCCGAAGTCACATCAGCACCTACATTTAACACAGAAATAGAATAATGTAAAAGATACTTTAATCGAATAATTTTAGCAACACCAAAAGCTTGTTTCTTATCCATTCTTGTGCATACCATATTGGACCTTAAAATCTTATCTAACATGCAAAAGTTTCTCCCTACTTAGATTCAGGAGTGTCCAATCAGTCAAGTTTTTCGAAAACTGAAAGCCTATAAAATGGAAACTGAACCAAATCAAAATGGTAGAAGAACCAAATCATTCAGCTTGTCAGTTTATATAAACCAAGACTACACACTTCTGCCCAGCAAAAAAGCAATCACAATCCCAGCAAAGAAAACCAGAATTAGCAAAATCAGAAGAAATTAACAGaggaaattatataaatatgaaacTATCGATATTTGATGATCTATGAATCTGGGCATCCTTCAATATAGGTGCAATAAACAGTAGAAACCTTAAGGAATTTTTGGACCATTTGAATCCTGGAAACTGAAAAGTTCATTTTGGATTCTCTTGGGCATGTAATGCCAGAGGGAATAAATGAGCAACAAAGCAATGGCATCCAAATGAGAGACTAGAAATGAGGACAAGGAGGAGCAAGGAGGATGGGCAATTGACGAGGGTGGCACAGCCAGAAAGAGGAAAAGCAATGAACAACCAGGATAATTGCATAATAGCATAACTTGTTCAAAATCTCTTGGGGAAAGAGGAAATAGAACTTGGCTTGAGGGTTAAATGTGTTTGTGTTGACTTGGATCTGAGAGCAAAGTAATAGGTATAGtgattattcttttaaaaaacaaaataaattaagtacCACTGGAAAGAGGGGAAAAAAGAAATAGAACAGAAAATTTTCATACATCACAATCTCACATATTTATGTGCATGCGGCATGTGCACAATACTACAGCATTAATCATGTTCCACAAAACCACACATAAAAGGAGATTATTGCTTCCAAAAGGTTGTGGAACATTCTCCAAAAGGACCAAACGCTAAGGGAACTGTTGGCTAAATTAAACTTTCATTATCCACATACTATTACTACTTAAAAACAAGATGCAACTTAAATGTCAATGTAACAAATTTTCAGTCACTAAAAATTATAACCCCCTCCCAAATAAATGAAGTACtaagaaaaacaaaacacaaaatacagaataaaaaatgcaaaaggggaagaaattcaataaaagaaatatttgCATGTATATATGTGTCAGCCACAAAAACATAGACAATTGTCAATAATTAGCAACAAGGCAATGGCATCTAAATGACAGATTAGAAATGAGGACAAGGAGGAGCAAGGAGGATGGGCAATTGACGAGGGTGGCACAGCCAGGAAGAGGACAAGCAATGAACAACCAGGATAACTGCATAATAGCATAACTTGTTCAAAATCTCTTGGGCTGAGAGGAAATAGAACTTGGCTTGAGGGTTAAATGTGTTTGTGCTGACTTGGATCTGAGAGCAAAGTAATAAGTATAGtgattattcttttaaaaaataaaataaattaagtacCACTAGAAAGAggggaaaaaaagaaatagaacAGATAAAAACGTAAGAACAGAACTTTCATACAACACAATCTCACATATTTATGCGCATGCGGCATGTGCACAATATTACAGCATTAATCATGTTCCACAAAACCACACATAGAAGGAGATTATTGCTTCCAAAAGGTTGTGGAACATTCTCCAAAAGGACCAAACGCTAAGGGAACTGTTGACTAAATTAAACTTTCACTATCCACATACTATTACTACTTAAACAAGATGCAACTTAAATGTCAATGTAACAAATTTTCAGTCACTAAAAATTATAACCCCCTCCCAAATAAATGAAGTAGTAAGAAAAACAAATCGCAGAATACAGAATAAAAATGCAAAAAGGGaagaaattcaagaaaagaaatattTGCATGCATATATGTGTCAGCCACAAAAACATAGACAATTGTCAATAATTAGCAACAAAGCAATGGCATCTAAATGAGAGACTAGAAATGAGGACAAGGAGGAGCAAGGCAGATGGGCAATTGACGAGGGTGGCAGAGCCAGGAAGAGGACAAGCAATGAACAACCAGGATATGCGCGTCGAGCAATCGGATAAGGAGCAAGAGATGCTGCAACTGAACAATTCTGGAGaaaccccttttttttttttttttggggggggggggtcgGAGATGCTGCCAAGGCTGctgataatttttaatttaggcTATGTTGTTGTGAGCCATGAGTAATATGGAACTGCATAATAGCATAACTTGTTCAAAATCTCTTGGGCCAAGAGGAAATAGAACTTGGCTTGAGGGTTAAATGTGTTTGTGTTGACTTGGATCTGAGAGCAAAGTAATAGGTATAGtgattattcttttaaaaaataaaataaattaagtacCAACGGAAAGAGGGGAAAAAAAATAGAACAGACAAAAACATAAGATCAAAAAATTTTCATACATCACAATCTCACATATTTATGTGCATGCGGCATGTGAACAATACTACAGCATTAATCATGTTCCACAAAACCACACATAAAAGGAGATTATTGCTTCCAGAAGGTTGTGGAACATTCTCCAAAAGGACCTAACGCTAAGGGAACTGTTGGCTAAATTAAACTCTCACTATCCACACACTATTACTACTTAAACAAGATGCAACTTAAATGTCAATGTAACAAATTTTCAGTCACTAAAAATTATAACCCCCTCCCAAATAAATGAAGTAAGAAAAACAAAACGCAAAATACAGAATAAAAAATGCAAAAAGGGaagaaattcaagaaaagaaatattTGCGTGCATACATGTGTCAGCCCCAAAAACATAGACAATTGTCAATAATTATAATCATGAACTACCAATCATTTAGGACATCAGGGAAAAACTAAATGAACATTGAATACAGCAACAGGTTTCTAGAGCATGaataaagaaattcaaataaaatcaaCAATTTCAAACCTACATTTGTAACATTAAGGCTCAATACAGGACtccaaaatgaagaaaaatatttttttaggggaaaaacaaaattaaataaaaataaaataaaataagaggcCAGGGCCACAGATAAAACATGCTTTCCCTCACCTCCATGCAAACTATCCATTTCTATTGTTGAGATGGAGAGACTTATTCCcttataaaagtaaaataaatgccTAAATGATAAGCATTATTACTGAACAATGTCATTGCTCTCACTTCAGGTCCACCAAAAACATTCATTAAGGCCCACTTGGCATCCAtagtattttttgtttttgtttattCTAGtcctataattattaataaaaaatagattataaaCTTTTTTTGGCTACTTGATGTCAAAATGACTGAAACAGCTTTCTATAACCAGTACACCATCAAAAgtgtttttttaattgtttaattaaCTTGTTTTCACAGATACaattatttcattatttgcaCAACCACCAAATCCAAAAACAGCATGCAAGCCAAAACAGCCCAATGTTTTCAACAGTTCACTTTATATCTACCTCTGCAGAAAATTATCAATGGATGTACTAATATCAGTTATAAAGAGGAAAATTATCAAAACTTGCATGCCATGTGGTCATAAATACTGAATGCATCATAATTATAATTCTATAACTCATGTCTCCAAATGAAGAAAAAAGAATCTAACAGCAACAACTTGTTAAaggaataaaagtaaagtgtaGATCATATGGCATAAGATGATGAGAAATTTGCAAAAAAGGGGGTTAATGATATAGAAGGGGAGAATGCTCAAAATGCAAAACTCACCATTAAGCTTTCTTTTGTCAGCAGGCACAGCCAGCTCGGTTTTATTCTCAACATGCATTTCCTTTTGGCCTATAGACCTGTTCCCCACAACATCCACGAGATTTTCCTTAATCACAACATCTGTTTCTCTTTTCTCACTTTTGTCTCCCACATCATCAGAGTTATACTTTGAATCAATTTGCTTACTCTCCACAACATCTTCCTCCATAGAGTCGTCACCAGAACTTCtgtctaaatttaatttttccgaGTACCCAATATCTACCATATCATTTTTCTTGCACATATCTGCATTTGTAGCATTGTTGTCATCTTCCTTTTCAACAGATGTCTTCTTCTCTTGTGGCTCCTCAACATCCAAGGGATGTGATTCACCACCAACTGGAACAATGATATTGGATGATGGTTCCACTATCTCTGGCTTAACAACATCTATTTCTAATTTGACATTATCAGTAATTATATTATCCTTTAGTTCAATCTTTTCATTAATTGACACACAATCAGTAGAAATAGAATCAGATTTTACTTGAAACCCTAAGTTAGGGTTGACCTCAGATACCTGTTTGTTTGGAGCAGAAGAGTCAAACGTCACATCCTCGTGTGCAGACTTCAAACCCTCATTCTCCAGCTGGGTCTTTGAATTTTCATTGTCCAGCGTGGATTTTGAGTCCTGAAGGTCCAGCTGAGTCTTGGAATCCTCATTGTCCTGCTTGGGACTAGAATCCCCATTCACTTTCCGTGTTTCAGAGTTTTGTGCATCTTGCCCACCCAATGTTACATCAAATGCCACACTCTCAGAAACTGTAGTACTGCTTTCCAAAGTAGCTCCAGGAACCGTGAGCTCCCCCTCAGACCTAGAAGAATTATCACCACCACAGACATCAACCTGAACACTACCCTCACTGAGTTGTTGATCTGTGGCTTCAGCACCATCATTGACATCAACCTGAACCTTAACATCACCCACATTCTCAGTCTTTGCATCAATTACATTCAAGTCCACTGTATCATCATCAGAAACAACTGGCACTGCATCTGAATTTTTTATCTCATCAATAGGATGTTTACCCAAATCAATATCAGCATCCACTTCCTTGGTGACATTTTCCTCCTCAATGAGAAGTGCTTCGCCTAAACGTTTTATTAAATCATCCTTTAAGCCCTTTGTAGTTAATTTCCGCCTTTTAAGCTCTTCCTTCAACTCAGTAACCTTCCACTGTTCTATTGGTCGATTGTCAATAGTTGGGTATTTTGATGACATCCTTTCCAACTAAAATCTTTTTCACAATCCTCTGCAACACATAAAAGTTGAACACGCAATCAGCAACAAATGATCTCACACTCAAATATACAACTGAATGAGAGAACCACTTACAGGCCAAAGGACAACatcaaaagtaaaaataaataaataaataaagccaAAATTGCTCAAAATTAATAGGCAAGACAGCACTTATAACTTAGCTGAGGAACCAATTTAATATCccagaaaatgaaataaaaaaaattgctaGGCAAAACATGGTATACAggaatattaaagaaaaaaatattttttaaatattacaacAAAAGAATTCTAACATTCACACTCCCCTAAAAAACGAAGATTTTCACATGCATGATAAAACAAAAATGTACCAATATCGCTCGGTCAGTTACATTTTGGGAATTGAGCAacttaaaaaaagaagaagaagaagaagaggaggaggacgcggaaaaagaagaaagaaagaaagagggaaAACAAAGAACATTATTCACTACCACACATTAGTTATAACGCTCCACCTCAAGgacaaatcaccaaaaaaaaaagtgcataaaaaattataacaaaattaagCACTAACTCACAGAGTATTTGATTATGATTGCCGCTCGCAAGCACCCAAAGGCTCAACAGAATGGGATATGGGTGAAGCCCTAATTTCACAACACAGAACCCACCATTAGACCTATAGAAACAAAAGCACCAAGAAAACAACAGAGCCACAATAAAGGACACGCTACACGGTAATTATTGACAGCCCAAACAACCAAAGACCCAACAATCTGCCTCTCGAAGCGACTCGGATTCCTGAAAACAAAACGGAAAAAAGCAACTACAGctaagaaaacatgaaaatcaaatGCACAAGGGGGAAAGCAAGAAGGTTTCTAGAGATACGAAAACGAAAAAAGGAATAGATTCCGCTgtttttttcctttctcttttcttGTCCAAATTAGGATTTTCCTTTTGATATagaaaatgaaaaggaaatttaGGGTTTTTGTTGCACAGCGGTGTGTTATCGGGAAATGAATTGGAGAAATAGGTGGGTTCCGAGCTCTCTGTCTTGAGATACTGAACTCTCGTGAAATACCGACTATAACcttctttatttttctaatgACGTTTTAAGGCGATTTACACGATTAccatatttgaaataaaataataattaatttattataaaaaataaattttgtgaaaattttatttgaagaaAAGATATAATAATTTGTAAAATATGTTTGAAatctataatattataatttttattttataaatttataaaaaaatatatttctgtagagtaattattttataaaaatattaaattaataaaaaataataatatttttaaaaaatataaagatattaatattttaaaatactcttccatctcataatttttatttattttttctttttgatatgtttcaaaacttttatctatttttcttttttatattataataacatataaatagaatattataactatattttattttattttatttttaaaaaatctcttaaaatatttattaatatttaataaaatttaatatatttaatataaatataattgaaaagttaataaaaaaattatatttctcaaTATGTATGAAGAAATAAAGTGAAAAAAGTTTATAGAACAGAGGAAGTATAAAGATAATtgcatattttataaataatagtgATGCGACCCGAAAATAGAGTTGTGCTATAATTTATTAGACTCGTaaggaagagaatgtgaggtggtgggtaCTCACGGCAACCActccgatgctcaagtcagtatactgGAGAATAGAGTGAAcataatgaattgcttagaactttaGTGTAAGAGAATAGCATATTTATGCCTCTATgatttttctcattttataaGGTAAGAATATGGGGATAAATGTAGTGTTTCCTGATAATCTGATGATGATGTGACTGTCTACTTGGTAAGAGATATCGCCAGCTAATAAGTTAGTGATCCTATGATTACAGATATAATGGTGATATGTTGGACTGTACTTGATAATGGTAATTTTATGCCGAGACTCGACCTATCTAGagaagggcgagtcttgatgataaaCCAAGTGTTAAAGTGTCTGGGTCTTCCTTTCTTCGGCGGGACCGCGTTACTCACTTACCAGATTCTTACCATATGGACCTACTTTGTGGTGACTACTCATGATTTACTTTAGGCAACTCTTGTGtagcatcagaggtcccccAATAGTTTTTGATTCTTTAGATTTTAAGGTGACGGTTAGTCCTTTTGGTCTGGGAAACGTGGCGCGATTTGATTGATCACTTACTATTTGTGTCATTTTACCTGCCTTTACTCATGATGATTGCCTTATTTCTTGAGTCGTATTCAAAGTTTTGTCAGCTATGCCACTGTATAAGAAcccctttttctcttctttaacTTATAACTGTCGTCTATGGGGAAAATGAATAGGGGTACTTTTACTTCTTCTTCCCCTACTAGTGGAGGTTCTACCTCCGGCTTTTTCTTCATTAAGGatactttcttttcttctcctgAGGATAAGCAGATTCATATGGAGGATACCATCATGGTCTACGAAGAGTAGTTGAAAGCGGATCTTCATAATTGTGCAAGCATAATGCTCAGTTTTGTGTATTGACTGAGGACTGTAACCAGCCTGACTATAATGGTATTTATTACCATGATCCCTGAGAGGGGGTTAGATTGTGCAAGATTGATTCTAAGGGTCAGGCCAGGAATGCAATTGGAGAAATGATCCTCTTCATAAAGTTTTACTTGTATAGACGACACCTTCCCAGAGGATGAGGTCAAGCAAGAGGACGAGAGACAGGCTTAGGATAACCCCAATCACCGGGTCTCTGCTAATGACGTaatagatgtaatacccggctagattcagacatcggaattcctaccgtccggtggaatgcgAGGATGttagaggtttctagaagggtaagagaaaggttttctaaaatgttttcgagtgttttaaaggtttagaatggaaaAGGACTTGAGTTGTGAAGAAAAAAGACCAAAG
Coding sequences within it:
- the LOC110630280 gene encoding apoptotic chromatin condensation inducer in the nucleus, coding for MSSKYPTIDNRPIEQWKVTELKEELKRRKLTTKGLKDDLIKRLGEALLIEEENVTKEVDADIDLGKHPIDEIKNSDAVPVVSDDDTVDLNVIDAKTENVGDVKVQVDVNDGAEATDQQLSEGSVQVDVCGGDNSSRSEGELTVPGATLESSTTVSESVAFDVTLGGQDAQNSETRKVNGDSSPKQDNEDSKTQLDLQDSKSTLDNENSKTQLENEGLKSAHEDVTFDSSAPNKQVSEVNPNLGFQVKSDSISTDCVSINEKIELKDNIITDNVKLEIDVVKPEIVEPSSNIIVPVGGESHPLDVEEPQEKKTSVEKEDDNNATNADMCKKNDMVDIGYSEKLNLDRSSGDDSMEEDVVESKQIDSKYNSDDVGDKSEKRETDVVIKENLVDVVGNRSIGQKEMHVENKTELAVPADKRKLNDQDAIGRAEPLKRQRRWKTDSLKMPEPQRSSVTPTATPKDAFQPTSSRRNFSRSDSSVSIDDAPKERVVPPSQRPTTNSLRIENFVRPFTLKAVQELLGKTGKVISFWMDQIKTHCYVSYSSVEEAVETRNAVYNLQWPPNGGRLLAAEFVDPKEVKIKVEAPQSPAAPITPGATAAPPLAQPSPRQQVSRQQLPPPPPLPPPPPLSNPPLAKEQLIHQPPLPLPHPEKHDPPIVTLDDLFRKTKATPRIYYLPLSEEQVAAKLAERGKNARQ